The following is a genomic window from Opitutus sp. GAS368.
ATACGGGAAGGTGCGGTTGGTGGTCTCGGTGAAGTCATCCATCCGCCAACGGCTGGCGAGGAAGCCAACAAAGGGGCTCAGGCTCCCGGCGCGGCCGCGCCAGGTGCGCCCGGCAGTCAGCGAAAAGTCGGTGCGGTCGCCATTGGCCGCGGCGGTGTGGGTCACGTCGACGGCGGAGGTGGCGGTGAAGTGCACGAAGCGGCGCAAGTCATGGCGGCTGGCCACGCGGCCGGCGCCCGCGTGCACGAACCAGGGACCGTGGTCGAACCGCGCGAAGAAGCCGAGCTCGTCGTTGCGGATCTTCGCGGCGGTGCCGGCTTCATCCTCCAGGTCGCTGTGTTCCGCGGCGAGGTAGCCGCCCGCGGTCCAGTCGCCCCAGCGGCCCGCGCCGCCGGCCAGCCAGCCGTTGGTCGAGCTGTGGGCGGCGGGCAGTCCGTCGATCGCGGCGAAATCGAGCCGGCGTTGCGCGCCCTCGGCGAAGAACCGGCCGGGGGTCCCGGCGGGGAGGGCTTGGTTGCCGCCGGTGACGCGGTCGAGCGCGGAACGGCGGGCTTGCGCGGCGGCGACAGCCTGGTCGAACACGACGCCATAACGGTCGGGCGAGAGGTCGGTCATCGTCTGGGCGACTTTGACCGGGTCGGTGGCGAAAGTCAGTGCGCTGCCGGTCCAGTTGTAGTTGTTGGGGAAAAACGAAAGGGGCACGAAGACGCGATCAAGGTAGGCGCCGAAGGCGGTACCGGCGGGCGTGACGGCGAGCGCGGCGAAGGGCAGCATTTCCAAACGCACCTGCACCGTGGTCGGACCGTAGCTGGCCGTGGCGCGGATTCGCGCCGGATTGCCGGAGGTGTCGAACGTGTCGAAACGGCCGGTAATCGAGCCGGCCCGGAGGATCGTGGCGTCGAAGATGCCGGGCTGCCAGCCGGCGAAGAGATTGGGATGGACCGCGATGGCCAGCCGGCCGGCCAAGCTGGCGTTGCCGGTCACGCTCAGGCCGTAGATGATGGGGCTGAAGGAGATGGCGTAGCTGTCCAGCTGGTAGACGGCGCCGGCCACCTGTACGAAATCGCCGATGACGGACGCCGCGGAGGAGACCCGGCCCTGGTTCAGGAGCCGCCCGACCACGAGGCCACTGCCGTATAAGCTGCCGCCGGTTTCCACCGTGACGCTGCCGAGGCGGTTGTAGAGGTAGAGCGTGCCGCCGCGCACGATAGTCTGACCGGAGAACACGTTGAAGGAAGGTTGGAAGCCGTTCGTCGGATCACCGTAGGGGGCGAGGAGAGTAAGGCCGCCGGCGCCGGTCTTGAGGAGGCCGCCGCCCGCCAGATTTTCGCCGGCGGCGGAAAGATACGCTCCGCCGGTGTCGCGGATATTGGAGATGAAGCCGCCGGTGACCTCGAGGGTGTTGGAACCGAGCAGGACGTCCTGGACGCTGACCGTGCCCACGGAGACAGTGCGGGTGTCGTTCGCGACGACCGTGACGGGGGCGAGCGTGGAAGTGGTGGCGCGCAGCCGGCCCGTGGAGCCGGTCTCGGTGGCGGCGCCGGTGATGTCGATCCGCCGGGCCCCGATAGAGACTGATCCGCCGGTGGCCTGATCGGCGAACTCGACGGCGCCGGTGCCGTTGACACCGATGATCAAGCTCTGGCCGGCGGTGCTGCGACCGGCGAAGCGGACGATGGCGGAGTTGGGGGCGTTACCGCTGCCGTTGAAGTAGATGTTGCTCGAGCCGGCGGAACTGTCGCCGTCGAAAAGCAGCAGGTTGTCGGCGCCGAGGTTGAATTGCGCCGAGCCGGCGCTGGCCGTGTTGTGAAATCCCACGGTAGTCTGTGCGCCCAGCACGAAAACCGTATTACCGGCCCGGGCGCGGTCCTGGAACACGATATCTGTTGCGCCCCGGCTGAGCACCCGCGACGCGCGAGTGCCTGTGCTGGCGAGGACTGCGTCGTCCTGCACAACGAGCCGCGCGGGGTTGGCCGGTGTGGCGCTGGAATCTGAGAAATAAATGTCGGGCCCGTTCACGCCGGTTTGGCTTACGCTGGCGCGATTGGCGAAAGTCAGGCTGCTGCCGGGAGTGACGTTCAGTTGTGGCAGGATCCCACCCGCGGCTGGTATGCGGATGTCCCAGCCTGCGCCCTCGAGCCGGAGGGAGCCGGTTGCGCCCGAGCCTGGGTTGCCGACGTAAACGGCCGCGGTATATGGGGGAAAATCGGGGCGGTTCAGATCGAAGCGGAGTGTGTCGAGGGTGATGGGTCCGGTCACGACGGCGAGGGCGCCGCCGGGCACCGAGGCCACGGGTAGCCCGCTGGCGTTGACATAGGGACCGTCCGGGAAATTCCGGACGGCGGGCGTCGCCTGGTTGATGACCGCGATGGCCGCCGGACCGTCGGGCACCACGCCGGTGTCCCAGTTCGCCGCGATGATCCAGTTGTCGCCGAACGTGGCGAGATTGCCCTGGCCGATCCACACGGCGGTCTGGGCATGGGCGGGCGAAAGCAACCAACCGCACAGCGCGGCGAGGGAAAGCAAGCGGAGTGTGGCAGTCATGGCAAGTTGCCAGGAATGACAACCCACCCCGGCGGATCCGCCATCCGCCGGGAAAGATTCCGCGCGCTCAGAATGTCGCTGTCAGCGAGAGAGAGTAGACGCGGCCGCGCCAGTCGCCGTAGGGCTGCACGCCGGCGCCCGAGCCTTCGTTGGCGT
Proteins encoded in this region:
- a CDS encoding autotransporter outer membrane beta-barrel domain-containing protein; this encodes MTATLRLLSLAALCGWLLSPAHAQTAVWIGQGNLATFGDNWIIAANWDTGVVPDGPAAIAVINQATPAVRNFPDGPYVNASGLPVASVPGGALAVVTGPITLDTLRFDLNRPDFPPYTAAVYVGNPGSGATGSLRLEGAGWDIRIPAAGGILPQLNVTPGSSLTFANRASVSQTGVNGPDIYFSDSSATPANPARLVVQDDAVLASTGTRASRVLSRGATDIVFQDRARAGNTVFVLGAQTTVGFHNTASAGSAQFNLGADNLLLFDGDSSAGSSNIYFNGSGNAPNSAIVRFAGRSTAGQSLIIGVNGTGAVEFADQATGGSVSIGARRIDITGAATETGSTGRLRATTSTLAPVTVVANDTRTVSVGTVSVQDVLLGSNTLEVTGGFISNIRDTGGAYLSAAGENLAGGGLLKTGAGGLTLLAPYGDPTNGFQPSFNVFSGQTIVRGGTLYLYNRLGSVTVETGGSLYGSGLVVGRLLNQGRVSSAASVIGDFVQVAGAVYQLDSYAISFSPIIYGLSVTGNASLAGRLAIAVHPNLFAGWQPGIFDATILRAGSITGRFDTFDTSGNPARIRATASYGPTTVQVRLEMLPFAALAVTPAGTAFGAYLDRVFVPLSFFPNNYNWTGSALTFATDPVKVAQTMTDLSPDRYGVVFDQAVAAAQARRSALDRVTGGNQALPAGTPGRFFAEGAQRRLDFAAIDGLPAAHSSTNGWLAGGAGRWGDWTAGGYLAAEHSDLEDEAGTAAKIRNDELGFFARFDHGPWFVHAGAGRVASRHDLRRFVHFTATSAVDVTHTAAANGDRTDFSLTAGRTWRGRAGSLSPFVGFLASRWRMDDFTETTNRTFPYDSLAIKGWAQNSRRARAGFEAAGRTLGGRLQPRLTVAWWHEFAEDRSIPTSLVGAPAGYLAPGRPAETDFVQANLELDYHLGRGSILYFSGGGGRGSKTSLISDFSAGFQWSL